Genomic DNA from Haloarcula marina:
ACTACCGGGAATCACAGGTCGAGTACGCGACGGAGCGACACGTCGCCCTCGAACTCGCGTGGTTCACCGGCGCGCGCCTCGGCGCGCTTCGCTCGCTCGACGTGGGCGACTACCAGTCAGCGGACCAGCTCATCTGGTTCCGACATCACCCGGACTCGACGCCGCTGAAGAAGAAAGTCGACGGGGAACGCCCTGTCGGCCTCCCACCGGAGACCTGTGAGGTCCTGGATGTCTGGATTAAGTCGGTGCGTCCGGACAAACGCGACGGCGACGGTCGCCGCCCGCTCCTCTGTTCGCGACAGGGGCGGCCGTCCGTCTCCACCATCCAGAACTGGATCTATCAGGCGACGCTCCCCTGTGTCGCTTCCTCGTGTCCACACGGGAAGGACCCACGTTCCTGTGAGTGGACCGAGCGCAGCAAAGCGAGTCAATGCCCGTCGTCGCGGTCACCGCACCAGGTGCGGACCGGGTCGATTACGTGGCAACTGAACACCGGCCTCTCTTTCGAGGCCGTCGGCACGCGCGTCAACTCCGACCCCGACACGCTCCGCCGTTACTACGACAAGGCCAGCGATGTCGAGAAGCTCGAACAGCGACGGCGTGCCTTCGTCGAGAAACTCAACTTCGAATCCGATGATAGCTAACGATACTACCACCGATAGGCGAACCGAAAATAACCATGCAGCCAAGCGATTTGCTGATGTCCCTCCGACCCCATTCTCTCAGTTACCGAAAATTGACGTAGCGAACAGTATCTCTGCATTCATCTGACGCTGGTCGCGGCGTAACCGTTGGGTCAGTCAGCGCTGTGAGCCGGGAGATGACCACAGTTTACGCAGCCGTTGTGTTTGGTCGTCTGGTAGTTCAGTTCAGAGCCGCACACCGCACAGTTGTAGCGAACGTGTTCCATCGGCATAGTGTTAGGTAGAATGACAGATATAGCTTTCGTGGGATGGCGTGTCGTGGACGGGGCTGGCGGAAGCCCCGTTAACGACACCACCCACGTATTCCTCACCAGTTAGGTATCACGTGCATGCTGTACTGTGGGGTAATCAGAGTATGGCGACGACGCAGGCACAATACGACATCCGGGCCGACCGCGGGACGAACACGCTGTATATTGAACTGGCCGGAACACTGGACGGGCCGACGATAAAGACGGCGGCGGCTGAGACAATCACGTCGGCGAAGCACCTCAGCGAGGGGTTCAGTGTGATAACCGACATCTCGAAGTTCAGACCACCGTCACCGGAAGCCGCAAAGCCCATCAAGCGGGCACAGGCCGAGTTGAAAGAGATGGGCGTCGGCGATGTCGTCCGAATCGTCGACGAGGAGACGAGCACGGTTACGGAAAACGCGTTCCAGCGCCGGTCGCGAGCGGCCGGGTACGAGGGGAAGACCGCGAAGTCGGTCGAAGAGGCCGAGCGACTCCTCCACTGAATCCCGAAATCTCTTAGGCGATTTCTCCGCGACGGTGTACCGATGAGCCCAATCACCGAGTCGCTCCCGGACCGGCCGCTGTCGTCGAGTGAGATACACGCCCTGGAAGCCCAGCGCGACGCGTACGGCGTCGCGCCGGTGGGCTTTGCGCCCGACCGGGACATCGTCGTCGCGTTCGTCGTCATCGTGGGCGGCGAACGGGGTCACAGTCTCGGCTTCGACACAGACGCGGAGCAGTGGGTGGTCGTCGAGTCGTTCGAGGACGGGGACGACTTCTCCGCGGTCACCGAACGCCTCCGGTCCTGGGTCGGCGACGACTGGGACGAAGAACTGGCCGAGGAGAACCGAGGCTGATAGCGGTCGACGTTCGTGTCATCTCGACTGAGAAATATTGAAGTACCTGTGTGCCTATCGTTAACATGGAACCCCCGAGTTCCCGGCGGGAACCACCGCCGTAGCTTCAGGGATTGGCATCGCCGGTCGAACATCGTCGGCGGGGCATGGCCACCCCGTCGACGGCGGTTCGGTTCGTGTTCTCCGCCAGTAATCGAGACACTACGATGAGTGTTCTAGTTGCCGTGCTCCGGGTAGGTGAGACGCCGCCGATAGGGGCCGGAATGCGCCCGCGGTTCGAGGCGCACCTTTACGGCGGTGGTCTCCCGCGGTTCGTCGGCTACCGAGTCGACGACGGGCCACGACTCGTTCGCCTCTCGGGTACGTACGCGCCTGCCTTCTCCGAGTCACCGGCGTTTCCGGTCACGGACCTCCTGCTGGCAGTCCCCGAGTGTCGCGCGCTCTCCGCCATCGCCCAGCGACTCGATACGCTCTCCACGAAGGCCGAGGCGAACTACGGGCGCGACTTCACCGCGATGGTGTTCTCGACGGACGTCGAGTGGGGAAGCGACGGGTACGGGCGTCTCTTCGAAGCCCGGAGCCAACTCGAAGCGCACCCGTTCGAGGGCGAGGTATCGCTCACGCTGACGCCCGGGGCGACGGCGGACCAGCGGACCGCACTCCGAGCGAACCTCGACCGGATTCGTGGGTCGACGCGCGTGTTCACGGAAGCCGACGGCGACGAGACGCCGTAGCGGGCGGAGCAGTTTTGGCGTCGGCGACGTAGCGACACGTATGGACGCGGGTCGGCTCCCGGGAACGAACCAGCGCGAGCAAGTGGTCGCACACGTCGACATGGACTGCTTCTACGCAGCCTGCGAACGCCGCCGAGAACCCGCCCTCGACGGCGAACCCCTCGTCGTCGGCATGGGCTACGAGAGCGGGACGACACACGGGGCCGTCGCGACAGCGAGTTACGAGGCGCGGGAGTACGGCGTCGAATCTGCGATGGCTATCTCCGAGGCGTTAGAGCGCTTGCCGCGGAAGGTTGAGGCGGCAGCGGACCCGGACCTGTCAGTGGACGACGCGGGATTCTACCGACAGGTGGATTTGGACCACTACGAGGCCGTCGCGGCCGAGGTGAATAAGATTCTCCACGAGACGGCCGACGTGGTCCGCGAGGTGAGCATCGACGAGGCGTACCTGGACGTGACCGACGAGGTGGGCTGGGACGACGCCGAAGCGTGGGCCGCCGACCTCAAGGCAGCCATCGAGGACTCAGTGGAAGTCGTCGCCAGCGTCGGCGTCGCGCCGACGATGAGCGCCGCGAAAGTCGCGAGCGACCACGACAAACCCGACGGCTTGGTCGTCGTCGAACCCGGAGAAGTACGGTCGTTTTTCGCGCCGCTCCCCGTCGAGGAAGTCCACGGGGTCGGGCCGGTGACCGTGCGCGAACTCGCCGAAATCGGCGTCGAGACGGCGGGTGACCTCGCAGAGGCGGACCCGGAGACGCTGGACGCGAAGTTCGGCGAGCGTGGGCGAGAGATTCGCCGGTACGCCCGCGGCGAGGACACGCGAACGGTGACGCCGCGCGGGGACCCGAAGAGCCTCTCTCGCGAGTCGGCGTTCACCGAGGCCGTCGAGGAAACGGCCGAGAAAGAACGGAAGGTCCGGACGCTCGCCGCCGCAGTCGCCGACCGGGCACAGCGACGCGGCGCGCGGTATCAGACCATCGGTATCAAGGTGGTCGAACCGCCCTTCGACGTGAACACGCGCGCCCGGTCGCTGCCGGGACCGGTGGCCGACGCCGACCTCGTGGAGTCGGTGGCGCTGGACCTCTTGGACGAGTTTACCGACGCCGCGGTCCGCAAAATCGGCGTTCGCGTCTCGAACCTCGACTTCTCTGTCGGCGAACAGGCGAGCCTCGCTGGGTTCGAGGGCGACGGTGGCGGAGCGGCCACGGGCAGGGGCGACCACGGAGACGACGACGGACGGAACGGACAGGCAAGCCTCGCGGCTTTCGAAGACACGACCGAAACCGCAGAGGTCACCGAGGACGGTGGCCCGCCCGCCGACGGACAGGCCTCGCTACGCGACTTCCGCTGACGCTACGCGACGCCGTTTTCGAGGTTTTCGAGTAACTTCCCGACAAACAGGCCCGCGCGCGGCGAGAGGGTGTCGCGTTCGGTGCTGGTGTCGGTGTCGGTTTCTGGGACCGTCGTGGGGTGGGCCGCCAGCGTCTCGACGAATCGCTGGCTGTGCGTCATCGCGTTGAGCATGTCGACGACGTCGACGACCATCCCCTCGTCGTCCGTGTCCATGTCGGGATAGCGGCGCCGTTCGGCGTCGGTGTACCGAATCGTCCACGCGGGACCGCCGACGGCGTCGACCACGTCGTCGAGCGGTGCGACTTCCAGCGGACCGTCGTCGCTCCCGACGCACACTGTCCCGTCCTCGACGAAAGTATCGTAGCGTTTCATCCCCACATCACGCCGACTGTGTCACATGAGGGCACGAATCACAATAGCAGTTGCTACCGAGTCAACATCGACCCATCGAGTATCTGACTAGCGTCTGACGGAGAGTTATGGGGTGTGGCCTGCTCTTGTGGGTAAGAACGCATGGCAGAGACTGAACACATCACTGTCGCGGACACGAGTTCGGGGCCCGGCGGCGCCGAGGAACCGGGCCAGTCCGTCGACGTGCCGGTGGTCGAACTGCTGACGGGCCGCGGATTCATCACCGGCAAGTCCGGGTCGGGGAAGTCCAACACGGCCAGCGTCGTCGCCGAGAAACTGCTCGACAACGGCTTCGGCCTCCTCATCGTCGACATCGACGGCGAGTACTACGGCCTAAAAGAGGAGTACGAGATTCTGCACGTCGGCGGCGACGAGGAGTGTGACATCCAGGTCACGGAGGAGCACGCGGGCAAAATCGCCTCGCTCGCCTTGGAGCAGAACGTCCCCATCATCCTCGACGTCTCGTCGTTCTTGGACGAATCGGAGGCCGAGACGCTGTTGACCGAAGTCGCCAAACAACTGTTCGCCAAGGCGAAAAAGCAGAAACAGCCGTTTCTCTTGCTCGTCGAGGAGTGTCACGAGTGGATTCCGGAGAAGGGCGGGATGGGCGAAGTCGGGAAGATGCTCATCAAAATCGGCAAGCGCGGGCGGAAACACGGCCTCGGAATCGTCGGCATCAGTCAGCGACCGGCCGACGTGAAGAAGGACTACATCACCCAATGCGACTGGCTGGTGTGGCACCGACTGACGTGGAACAACGACACGAAAGTGGTCGGTCGTATCCTCGACACCAACTACGCAGACGCCGTCGAGGACCTGAACGACGGCGAAGCGTTCATGATGACCGACTGGGCCGAGTCCGTCCGCCGCGTCCAGTTCCACCGCAAGCAGACGTTCGACGCGGGCGCGACGCCCGGCCTCGACGACTTCGAACGGCCGGAACTGAAGTCCGTCAGCGACGACCTCGTCTCCGAACTCGAAACGATTAGCGAGGAGAAGCAGGCAACCGAGAACCGAATCAAAGACCTCCGCGAGGAACTGGACAAGAAGAACTCGCGCATCGCCGAACTGGAGACAGAACTACAGGACGCTCGCGACCTCCAGCGGATGGCCGAGCAGTTCACCGACGCCCTCGTCGGTCACGTCGAGGGGTACAACCCCGGACGAACCGCACAAGAGGAGATGCGGCGTCACCGCGAACGGTTCGTGACCAACGGCGACGCCCCCGACGCCCGCCACGACGGGGACTCGGATTCCAAGGCGGACGAAAACAGCGACGAGGGAGGCGAACCTGCGGACGCCACGTCCGGCGGCGGGTTCGGGGACGCGTTCAGCGCCTTCGCCGCCGGCGGGGCGGCGATGAACGGCGGCAGTCCCGACGAGTCGGACGCGTCTGCGAACGGGTCGACGACGAACGGTTCTGGAGGCGACCCCGACGAAGCGCTCGCGGCCGCGATTGCGGCCGTCGAGGACGATGCGACGGAGCAGAATACCTCCCCGGACGTGGACGAGGTCGAACCGGACGACGAGGCGAATCCGGTCGTCACCGACATCGTCGCCGACATCGACGCGATGGCGGAGAAGACCCGCCGGATGCTCTCCTACTACCGGGCGCAGGGACCGGGAACGCCCCTCAACGCCCACTTCTCCGCTGGCGGGTCCGGCGACCGCACGTCGGCGTACGCCCGCAACCGGACGCTACGCCTGCGCGGCCTCATCGAACACGTCGGCCGCGGGAAGTACGACTATCGACTCCGTGACCTCGTCGACGAGGAATCGGACGCGCGGCTAGACGAGGACGAACGAGAGGAACTGGCCTCGCGCATCGAACGCGAAGCGGTCGACGGACATTCCACGTCGCAGTAACCGCCCGCTGACGACTTCTGTTTAGTTCAGCGGTTCGACGAGGTCTTCGAGCGCCGCCCGAGGGTCGTCGGCCTTCGCGACGCCGCTCGCCAGCAGGACGCCCGTCGCGCCGAGGTCGCTGGCCGAGACGAGGTCTTCGCCGGTGGAGATGCCCGCGCCGCAGAGCACGTCCACGTCGCCGTCCACGCGGGCGGCGGCGTCGACAGCGCCGGTGACGATGTCCGGGTCGGCCTTGCTCACGGGCGTCCCGGTCCCGATGAGTTCCGGTGGCTCGACGGCGACGGCGTCGGGGCCGAGGGCCGCGGCCGCGCCGATTTGCTCGGGGTTGTTGGCACAGACGATTGTTTCGAGGTCGGCCCGGTCGGCCGCGTCGAGGCTGGCATCGATGTCCGCGAGTTTCATGCGGTTCTCGGAGTGGTTCAAGAGCGTGCCGACCGCGCCCGCGTCGGCGACGGCCTCGGCGAGCGTACTGCCGGTGTGACTCCCGTACTCGTTGGGGCTGACGTGTTGCGCCCACGTCTCGACGCCCGTCTCGGCGACAGCGTCGATGTGGGCGGCCTGCGGAGCGACGGCAACGCGGACGCCGGAATCGTCGCTCACGTCGGCGGCGGCGGTCGCTACTTCGATCGGGTCGCACGGATACGCCTTCAGGTTGACGAGGACGAACATATCTCCCTCACCGTAGGCCTTCGGCAAATAGGTTGCGAGGACGGTATCGAACCGCGTCCTTATCACCGCCCCTCGGATGCTTCCGAATAGTGCCCTCACGAACCCGCGAGAACGCAGCTCCGGTGTCGTTCCTCCCGACGCTCGCCGCGAACCTGTTTCCCCTCGTTGGCATCGCCGTCTTCGAGTGGCGTGTCGCGGAATTGCTGGCGGTCTACTGGGTGGAAATCGGCGTCGCGCTGGTCTCCTACGGCGTCGCCGCGCTGTTCGCGCGTCGACCGGTGGTACTCGACGGTCGACAGTTCTACCTCCCGGGCGTGAGCCCCGAGGCCGACCGCGCCGAGAAGTGGGAGCGCGACCCTCGCCCCCTCGACCTCCCGTGGTCGCTCCCACCGGTGTACCCGCGAAACGGCAGACTTGTCTTCCTGACGCTCGTCACGGGATTCGGCTTTCTGGGTTTCTTTCTCGCGGCATCGCCGGGCGTCGTGGAGAGTCTGCGTTCGCCGTGGCTCGGGCTAGCGGCGGCCGGGATGGTTCTCTCTGACTGGCAACACCTTTCTCGCGAGTTCTTCAGCGAGAACCGCTACGAGGAGCTATCCGCGCACATGGTGCTGGAGATACCCGGCCGATTCCTCTTTTTCGCGGTCGCCTACGTACTTCTCTTGGGGTCAATCGGTCTGCTCTCGCTCGTTTTCGGCATATTCCTCCTTCGAGAGATGGGCATCGTCGTTCCGGCGTTCGAGTTGGCGGACCTCTTCGCGGCGACGATAGTGGTGGGAAAGGTCGCCGTCGAGTGGTCGCGGTTCCGAGCAGAGACCGAGGCAGAGCCATCCGGGTTCGCGACGTGGTTCCTGCCGGAGGACCCGCGGGAGTGAGGGTGGCGGTGAGCGTTCCCCGAATGGATTCTGCCACCGACGGCGGCCGAGAGTGACCATTAAGACGGTGGGTGAACAACTGTCCGCAGAGACGTTGTGACACTTGGGGACGCGAACGGAACACCGACAGTACTCGTCGTCGAAGACGAACAGCACCTCGCCGACCTCTACACGGACTACCTCGCCGACCGGTACCGCGTGGAGACGGCTTACAGCGGCGAGGAGGGCATCGCGATGCTCTCGCCGGACGTCGACGTGGTACTGCTGGACCGTCGGATGCCGGTCGTCTCGGGCAACGAGGTGCTCGCCGAAATCGAAGAGCAGGGCTACCCCTGTCGGGTGGCGATGGTGACAGCGGTGAATCCCGACTTCGACATCATCGAGATGCGCGTCGACGACTATCTCGTCAAGCCGGTGACCCGCGAGGACCTGCGGGAAGTCGTCGAACGACTCCACAAAATCGCCGCCTACAACGAGCAACTGCAAGAACTCACCTCGCAAAAGCTCAAACGGAACGTCCTGCAGGTCGAGAAGACGCAGGCGGAACTCGAATCCAGCGAGCGCTATCGGCGCTTGCAGTCGGAAATCGCCGACATCGAGAAGAACGTCGACGCGCTAGCCGCGGAGTTAGACGTCGAGAAAGAAGACTTGCGCCTCTAGTCCTTCCGCTTGACTACGTCGCCGAGGGTGTAGCCGCCGCTGCTGTTGCCGCCGGACCACTCGGTGTCGTCCGAACTGCCGCCCGCGCTCAGGTCGATGT
This window encodes:
- the tpiA gene encoding triose-phosphate isomerase, with the translated sequence MFVLVNLKAYPCDPIEVATAAADVSDDSGVRVAVAPQAAHIDAVAETGVETWAQHVSPNEYGSHTGSTLAEAVADAGAVGTLLNHSENRMKLADIDASLDAADRADLETIVCANNPEQIGAAAALGPDAVAVEPPELIGTGTPVSKADPDIVTGAVDAAARVDGDVDVLCGAGISTGEDLVSASDLGATGVLLASGVAKADDPRAALEDLVEPLN
- a CDS encoding DUF6498-containing protein is translated as MPSRTRENAAPVSFLPTLAANLFPLVGIAVFEWRVAELLAVYWVEIGVALVSYGVAALFARRPVVLDGRQFYLPGVSPEADRAEKWERDPRPLDLPWSLPPVYPRNGRLVFLTLVTGFGFLGFFLAASPGVVESLRSPWLGLAAAGMVLSDWQHLSREFFSENRYEELSAHMVLEIPGRFLFFAVAYVLLLGSIGLLSLVFGIFLLREMGIVVPAFELADLFAATIVVGKVAVEWSRFRAETEAEPSGFATWFLPEDPRE
- a CDS encoding response regulator transcription factor, with the translated sequence MTLGDANGTPTVLVVEDEQHLADLYTDYLADRYRVETAYSGEEGIAMLSPDVDVVLLDRRMPVVSGNEVLAEIEEQGYPCRVAMVTAVNPDFDIIEMRVDDYLVKPVTREDLREVVERLHKIAAYNEQLQELTSQKLKRNVLQVEKTQAELESSERYRRLQSEIADIEKNVDALAAELDVEKEDLRL
- a CDS encoding tyrosine-type recombinase/integrase, with protein sequence MSPPPVEDPSDLSVREMYEMFLDAKQLDYTEETLRDYETRLRQFVEWAEDGNEIERMGDITGWQLEQFKPYRQGQDLAPTTMKGQMTALKVWLDYAADIEAVDDMLPYKVNVPTLTQTEETDDTLLEADDAKALIEHYRESQVEYATERHVALELAWFTGARLGALRSLDVGDYQSADQLIWFRHHPDSTPLKKKVDGERPVGLPPETCEVLDVWIKSVRPDKRDGDGRRPLLCSRQGRPSVSTIQNWIYQATLPCVASSCPHGKDPRSCEWTERSKASQCPSSRSPHQVRTGSITWQLNTGLSFEAVGTRVNSDPDTLRRYYDKASDVEKLEQRRRAFVEKLNFESDDS
- a CDS encoding helicase HerA domain-containing protein, whose translation is MAETEHITVADTSSGPGGAEEPGQSVDVPVVELLTGRGFITGKSGSGKSNTASVVAEKLLDNGFGLLIVDIDGEYYGLKEEYEILHVGGDEECDIQVTEEHAGKIASLALEQNVPIILDVSSFLDESEAETLLTEVAKQLFAKAKKQKQPFLLLVEECHEWIPEKGGMGEVGKMLIKIGKRGRKHGLGIVGISQRPADVKKDYITQCDWLVWHRLTWNNDTKVVGRILDTNYADAVEDLNDGEAFMMTDWAESVRRVQFHRKQTFDAGATPGLDDFERPELKSVSDDLVSELETISEEKQATENRIKDLREELDKKNSRIAELETELQDARDLQRMAEQFTDALVGHVEGYNPGRTAQEEMRRHRERFVTNGDAPDARHDGDSDSKADENSDEGGEPADATSGGGFGDAFSAFAAGGAAMNGGSPDESDASANGSTTNGSGGDPDEALAAAIAAVEDDATEQNTSPDVDEVEPDDEANPVVTDIVADIDAMAEKTRRMLSYYRAQGPGTPLNAHFSAGGSGDRTSAYARNRTLRLRGLIEHVGRGKYDYRLRDLVDEESDARLDEDEREELASRIEREAVDGHSTSQ
- the dinB gene encoding DNA polymerase IV — protein: MDAGRLPGTNQREQVVAHVDMDCFYAACERRREPALDGEPLVVGMGYESGTTHGAVATASYEAREYGVESAMAISEALERLPRKVEAAADPDLSVDDAGFYRQVDLDHYEAVAAEVNKILHETADVVREVSIDEAYLDVTDEVGWDDAEAWAADLKAAIEDSVEVVASVGVAPTMSAAKVASDHDKPDGLVVVEPGEVRSFFAPLPVEEVHGVGPVTVRELAEIGVETAGDLAEADPETLDAKFGERGREIRRYARGEDTRTVTPRGDPKSLSRESAFTEAVEETAEKERKVRTLAAAVADRAQRRGARYQTIGIKVVEPPFDVNTRARSLPGPVADADLVESVALDLLDEFTDAAVRKIGVRVSNLDFSVGEQASLAGFEGDGGGAATGRGDHGDDDGRNGQASLAAFEDTTETAEVTEDGGPPADGQASLRDFR